The following coding sequences lie in one Rutidosis leptorrhynchoides isolate AG116_Rl617_1_P2 chromosome 4, CSIRO_AGI_Rlap_v1, whole genome shotgun sequence genomic window:
- the LOC139841301 gene encoding uncharacterized mitochondrial protein AtMg00810-like produces the protein MVHGLLYKARLVANGQSQQVGIDCDETFSPVLKPATIRTVLSLAASRHWPIHQLDVKNVFLHGTLSETVYMHQPPGFRDLTRPDHVCLLQKSIYGLKQAPRVLFQRFAEYAQRIGFQHSRCDTSLFIYKHGTDTAYLLLYVDDIILTASSTAFLHRVITSLHQEFSMTDLCPLNYFLGISVTCTPSGMFLSQKKYASEIIERADMVGCNSSRIPISIGTKLTTAGSPVKDPTLYRSLAGALQYLTFTRHDISYAVQQICLFMHDPREPHMATLRRIIRYVQGTLDLGLQLFSSSTCSLVAYSDADWAGCPSTRRSTSGHCVFLGNNLLSCSSKRQHTQSRSSVEAEY, from the exons atGGTACATGGACTCTT gtataaggctcgactTGTCGCTAACGGTCAAAGTCAACAGGTtggtattgattgtgatgagactttcAGCCCTGTTTTAAAACCGGCCACTATTAGGACTGTACTCAGTCTTGCTGCATCTCGACACTGGCCTattcatcagctagatgtcaagaatgtGTTTCTCCACGGTACTCTCTCTGAGACTGTCTACATGCATCAGCCCCCCGGTTTTCGTGACCTTACTCGTCCTGATCATGTTTGCCTTCTGCAGAAATCTATATACGGACTGAAGCAAGCTCCTAGAGTACTGTTTCAGCGATTTGCCGAGTATGCTCAGCGTATTGGATTCCAACACAGTAGATGTGACACATCTTTATTCATCTACAAGCACGGCACGGACACAGCCTATTTGTTATTATATGTGGACGACATCATCTTGACTGCCTCGTCTACAGCCTTTCTTCATAGGGTTATCACCTCTTTACATCAGGAGTTCTCCATGACTGATCTTTGTCCGTTAAATTATTTTCTTGGCATTTCTGTCACTTGTACTCCTTCTGGTATGTTTCTCTCTCAAAAGAAGTACGCATCTGAGATCATTGAGCGTGCAGACATGGTTGGTTGTAATTCTAGTCGCATACCGATCAGTATTGGCACCAAACTAACCACTGCTGGTTCCCCAGTTAAGGATCCCACTTTATATCGCAGCCTTGCCGGTGCTCTACAATATCTCACTTTTACCAGGCATGATATCTCTTATGCTGTCCAGCAGATCTGTTTGTTTATGCATGATCCTCGAGAGCCTCACATGGCTACTCTTCGAAGGATCATTCGCTATGTCCAGGGCACTCTTGATCTTGGTCTACAACTATTTTCATCTAGCACTTGCTCATTGGTTGCTTATTCTGATGCTGACTGGGCTGGTTGTCCCTCTACTCGCCGCTCTACATCTGGACACTGTGTATTTTTGGGTAATAATCTACTATCTTGTTCTTCTAAACGGCAACATACTCAGTCACGCTCCAGTGTCGAAGCTGAATACTGA